The genomic DNA GGCTGAACTCAATCCAAAGGCTTCCTGCCATAAACGACATAGCTGTAAAGACACATCAGATTAGCGCCTTTTGAAGCTCGTTGAGCTTGGGTGGGTAAGTACTCACAAAGGATAATAcgccctcacctcaccactcTTCAACTCGGCCACCGCCTTCTCCGTCAGCTCCTGGAGACCAGCCTCGTCCAACCCCGCAGCCCTCAAATAAGCCGGCATTCCCTTTCGGATGAATGTCTGAATCGAGACACTCCCCATCTCGCCAATCTCCCTATCCCTCTCATTCTCATGCCATCCCGTCGTCGGCAAGCCCGGCTCCGCCAGCCgctcctccacatccacaaATCCAATCTCCTGAAGCCACTTCTTGTAGTTTTTGGACTTGGTCATGCTGATACCAGACTTGAGGGAACCCTGGTTGAACAGATCAACAATCTTTTCAAACGACGTGCCCGAGGCGGAGCCGTCTGGGGAGTGGATCTCGACGCAGAGGTCTTGAATCTCGACGTAGCCTCCGGGGGCGAGGTTCTCGTAGACGGATCGGAAGACCTGCGTGGGCTGGGTGAAGCAGCTGAGGATCAT from Podospora pseudoanserina strain CBS 124.78 chromosome 2, whole genome shotgun sequence includes the following:
- a CDS encoding hypothetical protein (EggNog:ENOG503NUA9; COG:S); the protein is MTTTGTGQQSASASDPTSDGRTFQDPKKYLLPNDKQEKERLAKQHPATRVTGIDIDSITPAITPVPSNCTFQSNIDAQDGPWSFTPDTKFDFVHFRMILSCFTQPTQVFRSVYENLAPGGYVEIQDLCVEIHSPDGSASGTSFEKIVDLFNQGSLKSGISMTKSKNYKKWLQEIGFVDVEERLAEPGLPTTGWHENERDREIGEMGSVSIQTFIRKGMPAYLRAAGLDEAGLQELTEKAVAELKSGEVRAYYPFYVVYGRKPLD